Proteins encoded within one genomic window of Legionella sp. PC997:
- the fliG gene encoding flagellar motor switch protein FliG gives MDGIERAAILLLSMGEKNAAEVLRHLEPRQVQKVGVAMSTLSNVTKAKMENVLVEFTHAIGDQTSLTVDTEHYLRTVLIEALGLEKATPFIDRILVSDKDSGLNRLKWLDGRLIADVIRNEHPQIIATILIHLDSEQAAEVVRYFSVDKRSEVLLRMCNIDTVKPEAISELGQVIEKQLSGQKVSKTASVGGIKSVADVINYFDGAMEEEVLNKIKDWDEELSEKIRDKMFVFENLVDMDDRSMQTLLRDVTPEQLKLALKGTTEPTKEKIFSNMSKRAADLLREDIELQGPVKVVDVERAQRDILGIAKNLAEDGKIALGSKGGDDMI, from the coding sequence ATGGATGGAATAGAGCGTGCGGCCATCTTGCTATTAAGCATGGGTGAGAAAAATGCTGCTGAAGTATTAAGACATTTGGAACCGAGACAAGTTCAAAAGGTTGGTGTTGCGATGTCGACTTTGAGTAATGTTACTAAGGCAAAAATGGAAAATGTCCTGGTGGAATTTACCCATGCTATAGGAGATCAAACGAGCCTAACCGTCGACACTGAGCATTATTTACGCACAGTGCTCATTGAAGCTTTAGGCTTGGAGAAGGCAACTCCATTTATTGACCGAATTTTGGTCTCTGATAAAGACAGTGGACTTAACCGTTTAAAATGGTTGGATGGTCGATTAATTGCTGATGTAATTCGCAACGAGCACCCACAAATTATTGCCACCATATTAATTCATTTGGATAGTGAGCAAGCAGCTGAAGTAGTACGCTATTTTAGTGTTGATAAACGATCGGAAGTCTTATTGCGTATGTGCAATATTGATACCGTAAAACCAGAAGCCATCTCCGAGCTAGGACAGGTTATAGAGAAACAACTAAGTGGTCAGAAGGTGAGTAAAACCGCCTCTGTAGGAGGAATTAAGAGTGTTGCTGATGTAATCAACTATTTCGATGGTGCTATGGAAGAAGAGGTATTGAATAAAATAAAAGATTGGGATGAAGAGTTAAGCGAAAAAATCAGAGACAAAATGTTTGTCTTTGAGAACTTGGTAGATATGGATGATCGAAGTATGCAAACGTTATTGCGAGATGTTACGCCTGAACAATTAAAACTGGCTTTAAAGGGGACTACCGAGCCTACTAAAGAAAAAATATTCTCCAATATGTCTAAACGAGCTGCGGATTTATTGCGTGAGGATATTGAACTACAAGGACCTGTAAAAGTTGTTGATGTAGAGCGTGCTCAACGTGATATTTTAGGCATAGCAAAAAACCTTGCTGAAGACGGTAAGATTGCTCTGGGCTCTAAGGGTGGCGATGATATGATTTAG
- a CDS encoding flagellar assembly protein FliH, which produces MSNEFKPYLNKKESNSGFSAWDYESIINNEAKAEINEEELFLAECERLKQEAIKKGYSEGMQQALAEINDKREQFIRWFDLLQNPVKLLDEHVTQEIIQTIIWLSKHCIGVELSVNPEQLKNLFNIIKLELPSLQTNKILAMHPEDVNWVKNEFGEKEIPGLQEILVADPLLSRGDFYLKGEYSELDGRIFTRLATLFTKYINQDNLIPPLKDQGNQ; this is translated from the coding sequence ATGTCGAATGAATTTAAGCCTTACCTTAACAAAAAAGAAAGTAATAGTGGGTTTAGTGCTTGGGATTATGAATCAATTATAAATAATGAAGCAAAAGCAGAAATTAATGAGGAGGAACTATTTCTTGCGGAATGTGAACGCTTGAAGCAAGAAGCTATAAAGAAGGGCTATTCGGAGGGAATGCAGCAAGCCCTGGCCGAAATTAATGACAAAAGAGAGCAGTTCATACGTTGGTTTGATTTATTACAAAATCCAGTAAAACTTCTAGATGAGCACGTTACCCAAGAAATCATTCAAACCATAATTTGGCTCAGCAAGCATTGTATTGGAGTCGAGTTATCCGTTAATCCAGAGCAATTAAAAAACTTATTCAATATCATCAAATTAGAGTTACCTTCTTTACAAACTAATAAAATACTTGCTATGCATCCAGAAGATGTAAATTGGGTTAAAAATGAATTTGGTGAAAAAGAAATACCTGGTTTACAAGAGATTTTGGTAGCAGATCCTTTATTGAGCCGTGGAGATTTCTATTTAAAAGGTGAATACAGCGAGTTAGATGGCCGAATATTTACTCGTTTAGCAACTTTGTTTACAAAATATATTAACCAGGATAACTTGATTCCACCCTTAAAAGATCAGGGTAACCAATGA
- the fliI gene encoding flagellar protein export ATPase FliI — protein sequence MKIYESHLVEVLSEIREKEHSGLLHCGRVSRAVGLTLEAKGFHQPIGARCFINIDGSRTIEAEVVGFSQNCVYLMSIGAIQGLAPGMIITPTGRVAQVGVGAQLLGRIVNGAGVLIDEGPPLEMKDCYPLISPAVNPLKRAIIDTPLDVGIRAINGLLTVGRGQRIGLFAGSGVGKSVLLGMMTRFTQADVVVVGLIGERGREVKEFIESNLGEEGLKRAIVVAAPADESPLMRLHGAKVATSIAEYFRDQGKHVLLLMDSLTRFAQAQREIALSIGEAPATKGYPPSVFAKLPKLVERAGNGEPGSGSITAFYTVLTEGDDLQDPIADAARAILDGHIVLSRTIAEEGQYPAIDLEASISRVMQTIVPEQQMNDMLLFKKYLSLYEKNKDFILLGAYAKGSDPNLDKAIQARDKIREYMEQGINERVVYKQSVGILSQLVSSFGAN from the coding sequence ATGAAAATTTATGAGTCTCATCTGGTTGAGGTATTGTCTGAAATTCGCGAAAAAGAACATTCAGGACTATTGCATTGCGGCCGAGTAAGTCGTGCAGTAGGTCTTACTTTAGAAGCCAAAGGATTTCACCAACCTATTGGGGCACGTTGTTTTATTAATATTGATGGATCACGTACGATTGAAGCCGAAGTAGTTGGTTTTAGCCAAAATTGCGTTTATTTGATGTCTATAGGAGCGATTCAAGGACTCGCCCCTGGTATGATCATTACCCCAACTGGACGGGTCGCTCAGGTGGGAGTGGGAGCTCAATTACTTGGACGAATTGTTAATGGAGCGGGGGTTCTTATTGATGAGGGCCCACCTCTTGAGATGAAGGATTGCTATCCTTTAATTAGTCCAGCAGTTAATCCTTTAAAAAGAGCAATCATCGATACACCCTTGGATGTAGGCATTCGTGCAATTAATGGTTTACTCACTGTGGGGCGCGGACAGAGGATTGGTTTATTTGCGGGATCCGGTGTAGGAAAATCTGTTTTATTAGGAATGATGACTCGTTTTACCCAAGCGGATGTGGTGGTAGTTGGATTGATTGGTGAGCGCGGTAGAGAGGTTAAAGAATTTATTGAATCGAATTTAGGTGAAGAAGGTTTAAAACGCGCGATTGTTGTAGCTGCACCCGCAGATGAAAGTCCACTAATGCGTTTGCACGGTGCTAAAGTAGCGACTAGTATCGCTGAGTATTTTCGTGATCAGGGTAAACATGTGCTTCTCTTAATGGATTCATTAACTCGTTTTGCTCAGGCTCAACGAGAGATTGCTCTATCTATTGGAGAAGCCCCAGCAACGAAAGGTTATCCTCCTTCAGTTTTTGCCAAATTACCAAAGCTTGTTGAGCGGGCTGGTAATGGAGAACCAGGTAGCGGTTCGATTACTGCATTTTATACCGTTTTAACTGAGGGGGATGATTTGCAAGATCCGATTGCTGATGCAGCACGGGCTATTTTGGATGGGCATATTGTTCTAAGTCGAACGATTGCGGAAGAAGGACAATATCCTGCTATTGATTTGGAAGCTTCGATAAGTCGAGTAATGCAAACTATAGTACCTGAACAACAAATGAATGATATGCTATTATTCAAAAAATATTTATCCCTGTATGAGAAAAACAAAGATTTCATACTTCTTGGCGCTTATGCTAAAGGAAGCGATCCTAATCTTGATAAAGCGATTCAAGCTCGAGATAAAATTAGGGAATATATGGAACAAGGAATCAACGAACGAGTTGTTTATAAACAAAGTGTAGGGATTTTATCCCAATTAGTATCATCTTTTGGAGCTAATTGA
- the fliJ gene encoding flagellar export protein FliJ — protein sequence MSQRLERLKQLLQMKKEATYAAYQDLLKAQEQFKHNKLKHEQLVSYRQDYLKQVEKIGEQGTVVARLRNRIDFISHLDTALIQLNTHLAYLGKVRSKAELNYKQAKISEEGVNHLIDRVNKSEQLKIQRIEQKENDEYAQKQWYSKKINE from the coding sequence ATGAGTCAGCGATTAGAGCGTTTAAAACAACTGTTGCAGATGAAAAAAGAAGCGACCTATGCCGCATACCAGGATCTTTTAAAAGCCCAGGAGCAATTCAAACATAATAAGTTAAAGCATGAGCAATTAGTATCTTATCGACAGGATTATTTAAAGCAAGTTGAAAAAATTGGTGAACAGGGAACTGTAGTGGCTCGACTACGTAATCGTATCGATTTTATTAGCCATTTGGATACAGCTTTAATACAATTGAATACGCATTTAGCATATTTAGGAAAGGTAAGGTCTAAAGCCGAACTTAATTACAAGCAAGCTAAAATTTCTGAAGAAGGAGTCAATCATTTGATTGACCGGGTTAACAAGAGCGAACAACTCAAAATCCAGCGCATAGAACAAAAAGAAAATGATGAGTATGCGCAAAAGCAATGGTATAGTAAAAAAATCAATGAGTAA
- a CDS encoding YhdP family protein: MSNRTLSVRKVVKRIWMLLAIFIIFMAVLSSIFRSLTPWAKEYKGEVEQHLSVLIGQPVTIQTMETGWYWFEPVLKLHQVTLGNDSDHTFRINKLLVGINLFKSLWNWQIQPGVLYIDDMHLNLREKDHHWTIDGVATDSLNSSDMTPEKTKQILIWLSQQEHLIIKQVSAYFHFSDGGLIPVNGLNVSVVNRGGHYKFKGEARLAQTSSTNFQLLGDGYFDPEHFEDIEGKFYFSAKNVVPAQWQSLFPKATEHLEGGKGYINLWLDVHHGAISSIQAQITFKRLAWRLLNNQQSQLIQSFFANLSWKPNSLGWQFQADPIRLRIGGVTWPENKLLLKYNKEQQSYQLFVKSIIIESLFSNAINWPKSIQDILSMKPKGVLKDTQLLVALNTNVSVIPPVPVFNTFTVNEQSTSKSSSSLSTPQNITDPLLIRKNDFSISDYSINYVLTRFEELGWNGKGAIPQVRNLSGVINWQPEQGRLELDSENTSVKVKGYPEQVLTLLNGAFEWKELSDGLRVSMERLVINQPELTLSMRGAIDQVTRESVGTIRLGIEFSGKNWQKWVAFLPKKYMKPKLYLWLKNDVKRIAVASGRIIFNGLAKEFPFDNNTGEFTLESYASGGELAINSKWPVVKEIDGYIHLKNRNLNIDIVHANFRGVPAKQMFLRIYDIGKNKENLLVTGKIDASVQKMMNYVMASPLKKKLSLLKMLSVKGSALLDLSVQVPLYPENDEVLAKGNVTFKNNTITVNHELGQFAVRNVSGGLMFNETGIIDSYLFANILGHPMNIKIQSVKDPKPATTIAITGKCTVDSLKNQFKLPLLSVVDGSFDMNAVLNLSDKPSEADSISFNSTLEGLEVNLPEPLGKKSDTKAPLQLNLDLNAKKMMRLNGNYDNRLSADLLFKNAKEAYVFDSGQVRLGSANAVNQKLPGLSIVGVLKGFDLHAWKDVYNQFSSPKTGASLFNNLRIINVTIDKLGFLKQQFNKMKVKAKILPNKDWSFNLQQKNIAADLIYRAPANELSGHVYHLNLEKIDTVGGDLAESTQVHPKQIPNLNLRIDNLSVGKVQVGDVTLKSQSTAEKWKMDYCQITSPVYQFNIQGEWIQKENRDQTNFDLKLSIANLAKTLERWNVTPTVHAKKGYMEFHGGWKKSLYQFSLASLKGTMYLQLKNGRITHLSKETEEKLGLGKLLSILSLQTIPRRLQLDFSDLAHQGYSFDIFQGNFIVNKGIMGTQDSYLDGPVAYASMKGDLDLVKHTYDLNLKISPHITASLPVVATIAGGPVAGVAAWVANKIINQSMQKISAYSYKISGPWDEPVVQQLDIVKKIMRKEES, from the coding sequence ATGAGTAATCGAACACTAAGCGTTAGGAAAGTAGTAAAAAGAATATGGATGCTTTTAGCTATCTTTATTATCTTTATGGCTGTTTTATCCAGTATATTTCGATCGTTGACTCCTTGGGCAAAAGAATATAAGGGGGAAGTCGAACAGCATCTTTCAGTTCTCATAGGACAACCGGTAACGATACAAACGATGGAGACAGGATGGTATTGGTTTGAACCAGTACTTAAATTACATCAGGTTACATTGGGCAATGATTCAGACCATACCTTTCGTATCAACAAATTGTTAGTTGGTATTAACTTATTTAAATCATTATGGAATTGGCAGATTCAACCCGGAGTCCTCTATATTGATGACATGCATCTCAATTTGAGAGAAAAAGATCATCACTGGACTATTGATGGTGTTGCAACTGACTCGCTCAATAGCAGCGATATGACTCCCGAGAAAACCAAGCAAATATTAATCTGGCTATCGCAACAAGAGCATTTAATTATCAAACAGGTTTCCGCGTATTTTCATTTTAGCGATGGGGGATTGATTCCTGTTAATGGTTTAAATGTATCAGTAGTAAATCGAGGGGGACATTATAAATTTAAGGGCGAAGCACGCCTTGCACAAACCAGTAGCACTAATTTTCAGCTGTTAGGTGATGGATATTTTGATCCGGAACATTTTGAGGACATTGAAGGAAAATTTTATTTCTCAGCCAAAAATGTTGTGCCTGCTCAATGGCAAAGTTTATTTCCTAAAGCAACAGAACATTTGGAAGGCGGTAAAGGTTATATAAATTTATGGCTTGATGTGCATCATGGTGCCATCTCTTCCATACAAGCGCAGATAACCTTTAAGCGACTCGCTTGGAGATTATTGAACAATCAACAGAGCCAACTCATCCAATCATTTTTTGCCAATCTTTCTTGGAAACCCAACAGTTTGGGTTGGCAGTTTCAAGCCGATCCAATTAGATTGCGAATAGGTGGTGTGACATGGCCCGAGAATAAGTTATTGCTTAAATACAATAAAGAGCAACAAAGTTACCAATTATTTGTAAAGTCAATCATTATTGAATCATTGTTTTCTAATGCGATTAACTGGCCTAAAAGTATCCAAGATATATTGAGCATGAAGCCTAAAGGAGTCCTAAAAGATACTCAACTTCTTGTCGCTTTAAATACTAATGTGTCAGTTATTCCACCCGTTCCTGTTTTTAACACCTTTACTGTAAATGAACAGTCTACGTCAAAATCATCGTCCTCTCTTAGTACCCCCCAGAATATTACTGATCCATTACTAATAAGAAAAAATGATTTTTCCATTAGTGACTATTCAATAAATTATGTTTTAACACGTTTTGAGGAGTTAGGATGGAATGGCAAAGGAGCAATTCCTCAAGTAAGAAATCTCTCAGGTGTTATAAATTGGCAGCCGGAACAAGGACGTTTAGAACTAGATTCTGAAAATACCTCGGTAAAAGTTAAAGGATATCCAGAACAAGTCTTAACATTACTCAATGGAGCTTTTGAATGGAAAGAGTTAAGTGATGGTTTGCGAGTAAGTATGGAACGACTGGTAATAAATCAGCCCGAACTCACATTAAGTATGCGAGGCGCAATCGATCAGGTGACTCGAGAGTCTGTAGGTACTATTCGTCTCGGCATTGAGTTTTCTGGAAAGAATTGGCAAAAATGGGTGGCGTTTTTACCTAAAAAGTACATGAAACCCAAATTATATCTCTGGCTGAAAAATGATGTAAAACGTATTGCAGTCGCGAGTGGAAGGATAATTTTTAATGGTTTGGCAAAAGAATTTCCTTTCGATAACAATACTGGTGAGTTCACTTTAGAAAGTTATGCAAGCGGAGGAGAGCTTGCCATTAACTCAAAATGGCCGGTTGTCAAAGAGATTGATGGATACATTCATCTAAAAAATCGTAATCTCAATATTGATATAGTCCATGCTAATTTTCGGGGTGTACCGGCTAAGCAAATGTTTTTGCGAATTTATGACATTGGAAAAAATAAAGAGAATTTACTGGTGACTGGGAAAATTGATGCATCAGTACAAAAAATGATGAATTATGTGATGGCGTCACCTTTAAAGAAAAAACTGTCGCTTTTAAAAATGTTGTCCGTCAAAGGCTCCGCTTTACTTGATTTAAGTGTACAGGTTCCTTTATATCCAGAGAATGATGAGGTCCTTGCTAAAGGAAATGTGACCTTTAAAAATAATACGATAACTGTCAATCATGAATTAGGCCAATTTGCTGTACGAAATGTTTCAGGGGGTTTGATGTTTAATGAAACTGGAATAATCGACAGTTACCTGTTCGCCAATATCTTGGGTCATCCAATGAACATCAAAATTCAATCCGTTAAAGACCCCAAACCCGCTACAACAATTGCAATTACTGGAAAATGTACCGTTGATTCTTTGAAAAACCAATTTAAATTGCCACTTCTTTCTGTAGTTGATGGCTCATTTGATATGAATGCAGTTTTGAATTTGAGTGATAAACCTTCTGAGGCTGATAGCATCAGTTTTAATAGTACTTTGGAAGGATTGGAAGTTAATTTACCTGAGCCTTTAGGTAAAAAATCAGATACAAAGGCGCCTCTTCAGTTAAATCTTGACCTTAATGCGAAAAAAATGATGCGTTTGAATGGAAATTACGACAATCGTTTAAGTGCGGATCTTCTTTTTAAAAATGCGAAAGAAGCTTATGTTTTTGATTCAGGACAAGTACGTTTAGGTAGTGCTAATGCTGTAAATCAAAAATTGCCTGGGCTTTCAATTGTAGGTGTATTAAAAGGATTTGATTTACACGCATGGAAGGATGTATACAATCAATTTTCATCACCAAAAACAGGCGCATCCTTATTTAACAATTTGCGAATTATCAATGTAACTATAGATAAATTGGGTTTTTTGAAACAGCAATTTAATAAAATGAAAGTGAAAGCAAAAATTTTGCCGAATAAGGATTGGTCTTTTAATTTGCAACAGAAAAATATTGCAGCGGATTTAATCTATCGAGCACCTGCAAATGAATTAAGTGGTCATGTCTATCATTTAAATTTAGAGAAGATTGATACAGTAGGTGGCGATCTTGCTGAGAGCACCCAAGTACATCCAAAACAAATACCCAATCTTAACTTGCGGATTGATAATTTATCCGTAGGCAAAGTGCAGGTGGGGGATGTAACTTTAAAAAGTCAATCCACAGCTGAAAAGTGGAAAATGGATTATTGCCAAATTACTTCACCCGTATATCAGTTTAATATTCAGGGCGAATGGATTCAAAAGGAGAATAGAGATCAGACAAATTTTGACCTCAAACTGAGTATCGCCAATCTAGCTAAAACTCTGGAACGTTGGAATGTCACTCCCACGGTCCATGCAAAAAAAGGATATATGGAGTTTCATGGCGGTTGGAAGAAGAGTTTATATCAATTCTCTCTTGCATCGTTAAAAGGGACTATGTATTTGCAACTTAAAAACGGAAGGATTACGCATTTAAGTAAGGAGACAGAAGAAAAGTTAGGTCTCGGTAAATTATTAAGTATCCTAAGCTTGCAAACCATTCCGCGCCGTTTACAATTAGATTTTAGTGATTTGGCACATCAAGGGTATAGCTTCGATATTTTTCAGGGAAATTTTATTGTAAATAAGGGAATTATGGGCACACAAGACAGCTATCTTGATGGTCCTGTCGCTTATGCAAGCATGAAAGGCGATCTTGATTTGGTTAAACATACTTATGATCTAAACTTGAAAATATCCCCTCATATAACAGCCAGTTTGCCTGTTGTTGCAACTATTGCTGGTGGGCCTGTAGCGGGTGTTGCAGCCTGGGTGGCCAATAAAATTATTAATCAAAGTATGCAGAAAATTTCTGCGTATAGTTATAAAATTTCAGGACCTTGGGACGAACCTGTTGTGCAACAGCTCGATATTGTAAAGAAAATAATGAGAAAGGAAGAGTCCTAA
- the mpl gene encoding UDP-N-acetylmuramate:L-alanyl-gamma-D-glutamyl-meso-diaminopimelate ligase, which produces MHLHILGISGTFMSALALLARDAGHKVTGSDANCYPPVSDLLTAKGIIWTEGYDDPTLALQADLVIVGNAMKRGMPVLEAVIESGKQYTSGPQWLAENILSKYRVIAVAGTHGKTTTTSMIAWILHQAGLNPGFLIGGVSSDFKTSACLGTGKWFVIEADEYDSAFFDKRPKFMHYRPRIAILNNLEFDHADIYPDLAAIQLQFHYLLRTIPASGVAIKPRDDKALNEVIERGQYSRIEELALEGNAQWSAQLIEENGSAFKVLHHGKEVSEVKWPLIGRFNVENGLAALAASVNAGIEPKVAAEALERFTPVKRRLEVRSNKHDITVYDDFAHHPTAIMRTVDALKRSNRHQRIFAVLEFASYTMRTGVHADEMAHALQPVHGAYVLEPQDFNLHETISNWTCPYKICKNHDEIIKEITHTVQAGDAVLVMSNRGFNGIHQKLINSIDERFSR; this is translated from the coding sequence ATGCATTTACATATTTTAGGTATAAGCGGAACTTTTATGAGCGCTCTAGCTTTATTAGCACGGGATGCAGGTCATAAAGTTACTGGTAGTGATGCGAATTGTTATCCACCCGTGAGCGATTTGCTTACTGCAAAAGGGATAATCTGGACTGAAGGGTATGATGATCCTACTTTAGCCTTGCAAGCAGATCTCGTTATTGTGGGGAATGCGATGAAAAGAGGGATGCCTGTACTCGAAGCGGTCATTGAATCAGGTAAGCAGTACACTTCTGGACCACAGTGGCTTGCGGAAAATATTTTATCCAAATATCGAGTAATCGCTGTTGCTGGGACACATGGTAAAACGACTACTACATCAATGATTGCATGGATTTTACATCAAGCAGGATTGAATCCTGGCTTTTTAATTGGTGGCGTATCTTCTGATTTTAAGACGAGTGCTTGTCTCGGAACAGGTAAATGGTTTGTGATCGAAGCAGATGAATATGATAGTGCTTTTTTTGATAAACGTCCTAAATTCATGCATTATCGCCCAAGAATTGCTATTTTGAACAATCTGGAATTTGATCATGCTGATATTTATCCTGATTTAGCAGCGATTCAATTGCAATTTCATTATCTGTTGCGAACTATCCCTGCCAGCGGTGTTGCCATAAAACCTCGAGATGATAAAGCACTTAATGAAGTAATTGAGCGTGGACAATATTCACGCATTGAAGAGTTGGCTTTGGAAGGGAACGCTCAATGGTCAGCCCAATTAATTGAGGAAAATGGCTCTGCCTTTAAAGTATTACATCATGGAAAAGAAGTCTCTGAGGTGAAATGGCCATTAATAGGGCGTTTTAATGTTGAAAATGGCCTAGCAGCTCTTGCTGCAAGTGTAAACGCTGGGATCGAGCCTAAAGTTGCAGCTGAGGCTTTAGAACGGTTTACGCCTGTAAAACGTCGATTAGAGGTTCGCTCAAATAAACATGACATAACGGTTTATGATGATTTTGCACATCATCCTACAGCCATTATGCGAACGGTTGATGCTTTAAAACGAAGCAATAGACATCAACGTATTTTTGCAGTGTTAGAGTTTGCATCCTACACCATGCGAACAGGGGTTCATGCGGATGAAATGGCGCATGCCTTGCAACCCGTTCATGGAGCGTATGTTTTAGAACCACAGGATTTCAATTTGCATGAAACAATAAGCAACTGGACTTGTCCCTATAAGATTTGTAAAAATCATGACGAAATAATTAAAGAAATAACCCATACAGTACAAGCAGGAGATGCTGTTTTGGTTATGAGTAACCGAGGTTTTAATGGAATTCATCAAAAGTTAATCAATTCTATAGACGAGCGGTTTTCAAGATAG
- a CDS encoding queuosine precursor transporter produces MINKLFQRIKQLFQTSTGKIISNAYRIISIDENYLNTAKVYVKVQVTDKAVTFDKPISELYHKKWLDNFSHEDVAHIAALYSAELTNNLDLIKRFPKHTSANKSSVISVGILFTTFLILSNLAAFKIAAFGSISFAAGLIFFPLTYVFDDILTEVYGFKVSRRIIWMALLANTIVFLGTWLTIYLTPSPFWSHQEAYATVYQGTLRVFTASVISYFFGEFANSIILAKLKVLTSGERLWLRAITSTMIGVGIDTLLFTHIAFLFIIPYAAIWQIIGTMYLFKVLYEICALPITYHVSNYLKRKDNVDHYDVKTDFNPFSLAL; encoded by the coding sequence ATGATCAATAAATTATTTCAGCGAATAAAACAACTGTTTCAGACCTCTACAGGTAAAATTATTTCAAATGCATATCGGATTATTTCAATTGACGAGAACTATCTAAATACAGCTAAAGTTTACGTTAAAGTCCAAGTTACTGATAAGGCAGTCACTTTTGATAAGCCTATAAGTGAACTGTACCATAAAAAATGGTTGGATAATTTTTCGCATGAAGATGTAGCACATATCGCAGCTTTATATTCGGCCGAACTAACAAATAACCTGGATCTAATTAAAAGGTTCCCTAAACATACATCCGCCAACAAATCCAGTGTCATTAGTGTAGGAATTTTGTTTACAACTTTTTTAATTTTATCGAATTTAGCAGCCTTTAAAATTGCTGCTTTTGGTTCAATTAGTTTTGCTGCGGGTTTAATTTTTTTTCCTTTAACCTATGTTTTTGATGACATTTTGACTGAAGTATATGGATTTAAAGTGAGTCGACGGATTATTTGGATGGCATTACTGGCGAATACTATCGTTTTTTTGGGCACCTGGCTTACCATTTATCTGACTCCTTCACCTTTTTGGTCTCATCAAGAAGCTTATGCAACTGTATATCAAGGAACATTAAGGGTATTCACAGCCTCTGTCATTAGTTATTTTTTTGGTGAATTTGCCAATTCAATTATTCTGGCCAAACTGAAAGTGTTAACATCTGGTGAGCGGCTTTGGTTGCGAGCGATTACAAGCACAATGATCGGTGTAGGTATCGATACCTTACTTTTTACTCATATTGCTTTTTTATTCATAATTCCCTATGCGGCGATTTGGCAAATTATTGGAACGATGTATTTATTCAAAGTATTGTATGAAATATGTGCATTACCCATTACTTATCATGTTTCCAATTATTTAAAGCGAAAGGATAATGTAGATCATTATGATGTGAAAACCGATTTTAATCCGTTTTCATTAGCGCTTTGA
- a CDS encoding GNAT family N-acetyltransferase: MTDALIMPKNKAKVSTITLETLIGQSIQMEPLTINHYANLRHPANDARIWTYMPNKANGEFYDSWFQDCLLKQVQGLQFTYVIRRFKDNELIGSRAYYEIDLQHKKLEVGYGWLTPSVWGKQYNHESLFLLFQNAFEAWSLNRVQIATDPRNVKNYNTLNKLGATKEGILRQHMIHHNGQVTDTVLYSILAEEWPEVKKKLVERLKRVEC; encoded by the coding sequence ATGACTGACGCCCTTATTATGCCTAAAAATAAAGCTAAAGTCAGTACGATTACGCTTGAGACGCTTATTGGACAATCCATTCAAATGGAGCCACTTACTATAAATCATTATGCCAATTTGCGTCATCCGGCTAATGATGCCCGTATTTGGACCTACATGCCAAATAAAGCGAATGGAGAGTTTTATGATTCCTGGTTTCAAGATTGTTTGTTAAAGCAAGTGCAGGGTTTACAATTCACGTATGTGATAAGAAGATTTAAAGATAACGAGTTAATTGGAAGCCGAGCTTATTATGAGATCGACTTGCAACATAAAAAATTGGAAGTGGGCTATGGCTGGCTGACGCCATCAGTATGGGGTAAGCAGTACAATCATGAGTCGTTATTTTTGTTATTTCAAAATGCATTTGAAGCGTGGAGCCTTAATCGGGTTCAAATCGCAACAGATCCTCGTAATGTGAAAAACTACAATACATTAAACAAATTAGGCGCTACAAAAGAGGGTATTCTGCGTCAACATATGATTCATCACAATGGACAGGTCACAGATACGGTTTTATATAGTATCCTTGCTGAAGAGTGGCCTGAAGTGAAAAAGAAGTTAGTAGAACGATTAAAACGTGTAGAATGTTAA